The segment CTACTGTACTTCCTATTGCTGAAGATAAGTGGTCTGTTGTGAGATTGGAATTCCTCACTGAGAAGTGTGGCTAATTATTATGTACTATTTACAGTAGAAGCATGCTAGTTACGTTTATCGTTCTCTTATACAAAGAGGCTGAACTAAATCAACGATGACTATAGCTACTATCTACTTAAAGAACttgtattaagtgttttatttTCTGAAACATTGAAGTGTTTGTGGAAGTTAAATGGTGCTATTCCGAACTTATCATGCTATTCCTTTCTCTTTTTCCCGCCCCTTCGATGTTGTCTTTATCCTGTTTAGTTGCTGTTTCTGCAGGATTAGATGAACAAAGTGTTCTTTACCATGTTATCTATTCTTTCTACAGTCGTACTGGTATAACGTTCCAATGAAAGAGTTGATGGTCAAAAACACACTTCAACTATCGATATTTTGCAAGTTCAACACTCGAACTATcagttgttttctttttctatatcATCATCAGAACAACTGATAGTTGTGTGAAACTCGCGAAAAACTGATAGTTCAGATATGTTTGTGGTAGTTAACTCAATGGAAAATGACAATTATTAAAAGATCTGTTTAGTTGCTGCTCGACCGGGCAAGCGGAGGTGAGTGCAGCCTATATACAAAGAGTCCAAATGATTCAAACCTTTAGTGAACACACATGAAAAATGCAAATCATTTCATCTCATTATCACTTATTATATATTCaaatgatgattttatgattCATAACAAATTGATTTGAGTACAGTTTAGAAAGGAAAGTTTAATGAGATCTTTCGTTGGCGATATAGAGGCTGATTCCAAGAACCAACAGACTAACAAGAGTCATTTGAATCACTTTACTTGGTTTCTTCAGGTTTGCAACCAAACAACTGACGTTTTCGGATGCTTCATCATCTGTATCATCATCAGTCGATTCACTATCGGATTCACTGGAATGAGAAGAACTACTCGAACTACTATCATGTGATGGTAGCTTTTTCTCTTCTGTTTGCTCACTTGTTTTAGGACTAGTTTCCTTTGGTTCTTCTTTAGCAGGCGTATCAACATCAGCGTTGTCCTGTTTACCAAATTCGTCTCGTAGAGTAGTCTTCTGTCTTTTAGCTGCAGGGGTATTCTCAGCCAATGTAGCTGACAATTCCTTCTCCTTTTCCACTTTTGGTATCAGTTTTGGTTGTTTAACATGAAGAATTCCGTTTTCAAACTTCGCGCTGATTTTGCTTCTGTCACAGTTTTCTGCAACAGGAAACTCATTCAGAAACCTCTGCCATTTAGTCGGACCAATTGGCCGTTGGCCGCTGATCTTCAGAGTTCCTGTGCTGGTAAGTACAACTTTCAGCTGTTCCTTCTTGAAACCTGTGTAATTTCAATGTTTATTAGTCTGTAACTGTTATGCCATATGATTTAGGGAATAAGTTACAATCTGCTTATACGGTTTTGGACAATCTTTATTTCACGAGTTAGCCTCAACGTCCATAATCATATATGACATTAATCGTATTAGccatgaaatttatatataaaaaaaaaacgtaaCAATAATCGTGTGTGATGTGAATATACACAAGTGATTTGCATGCAACATTTTGGTTCGAGGTGAATCCAGAACTTAGAGTCAATAGATTATGTGTCGATTTAACGCTCACACAATAGCTTATATCGGATTCATGTCTAGTCTAGATACGCCACACGACACCGATGGGATGAGGAGGGAAAAACAGATAATAATAATCAATGACTTAAATGAAAATTACCATGAAGATTAATGTGAATTGTGTCAAAGTTTTCTTCATGAACCTTCTTTGATGATGGCACAAAATCTTCATATACTTGAGTTGGTGTAGCTCCCTTTGAATTCATATtgtatctttctttttctcttttttttttttgttaatatgtaATCTTTtcttgttgatgaaaatgattaaagtttgaagtatatatatatacttagaAATATTCACaagaaaacttttttttcttttttgtgttttctttcaAGATACATATTCCTTTAACAAACCTTTTCTTTAAGCTAGACAAAGTTTTCTTGTACATGAAAAAGAACTCCTAAATAGGGAACCTAAAAGTTTAGGTACAAAGTTTTGAGGCTCAAAAGTTTAATAATTTCTAATAGGGGATATGGAAAGTCTATAATACAAAAGAATGGAGAATATACCCTTTCTTTTTAATAAGATATGAAAGTTTACGAGGGTTCTATTATCCCGATGTAGTGTTTAAGTGACATGGTAAAAGGTAAATATAGTATATTATGGGAGGTTAGTTGGTTTCTTGAGTCCTCTCTTAAGTTACTGAgttctaaattaataatttgtacGTATCAAATAATACAAGGTTCGGACAAAAGCTACTAGCTAGGTTTTGTCGAATTCGTACCTTCTACACTACCTCCGCCTTTGCACACATGTTTCAAGAATCATACTCTAATGTGCTACATGATACACTTATTGCACACATGAATATACCTTTTTCATAAGGTTTGACATGCATTTTTCATGAGTATGGGTAGATATATTTAAGCGAAAAAAGGGCAAATATACCCctgaactatcgtaaatggtatgcagatacCCTTCGTCATACTCTAGGGACATCGGTGCCCCTgtcgtccaaaaactagagcgtATATGCCCTTCACTCTAACGAAAGACTAAATAGGAACACGTGACACAATCTTATCCATCGATCCAATATCAGGTcggtggataagattatgacacgtgtatgtcCGTTAGTAGAAAGGGTacatatgctctagtttttggactgCAGGGGCACCAATGTCTTTAAAGTATGACGGAGGATATCTGCATACCGTTTACGATAGTTCAGAggtatatttgtcttttttccCTATATTTAATCAGTTCGCTCAGTCAGAGTGAAGGCATCGAGTGTTGTGTCACTTCTCACCCCAGATTTGGGGTGAGACAAAACAATACTCAAAGAGCAATAGAAAAGTAGGAGCCATTTtaatttgtcctttttttttccaaagCTTATCATGTAATGTATTTGAAATGAACTTTTTAGCACTAAGAATTATCAGCATTGCATATGTAAAGTCAATTGGTTCTTGTTGTGAGTTGAATGTAAGCTGAACTCTCTTTTCGCTTAGTTATTACTACGGAAAGCTACTTATACCAAGGTAAACTTCATATATGGTCACGTAACGATCACTTTTTCTTTTCACACAACACAAAAATCACACGACCTGAAAATACTAACTGTCCGGTGGataactcattttttttctcttgttgcACATGATTTTCGATTAGAAATCTAATGAAAAATGATCATCAGCAGATCCTATTTAGTGTAGTATGAATGGTTGGCTATGGTAGGTTTGAAGAGCGGTAGAGGTAGGCTGAAGTTCGTATTAGGAAGAGCTGATTAGACTGGACATACACACCTATAGTTTATCGAGGACATGACTCTAAATAGGAGGATATGGGGGTCGAGGATGAGGGTGGAAGGGCTTTAGTAGGTAGTCGAGCGTTATCTAGTTTCCTTTatcagtattattattattactatcttATTGCTCGATTTTATTATTACACGTTGTTTACTTTGCTTCGGTTATCGTATTACTTCCTGTTGTTATTTTCCTTTCTCCATTACTTTCTGTATGACTTCTTCACCACTGTATTTCCTTCTATTAGTGACTTTGATATGCTTTACTTGAGCCGAAAGTCTATCAGAACAGAAACGACCTCTCTACTATCTTCACAGGGTAGATGTCACGTTGCATGCACATCACCCTCCAGActtggaaacaacctctctacgaccttcacaaggtaggggtaagaCTACGTACACAACACACTCAGACCCCAATCTGGAATTACACTTAGAGATAAAAAACCAATATGCAACTTAATTAGCAGTTATAATGGTTTTAAGATTCATAACAACTTCATAGATTACATACAGTTTATCATTTGCTAGTTATTATATTCAACCATAGAAACATCCCAACAGATTTTTGCCTTCTCATTCTTCAACGCCGTTTGCAGAGTTCATCACGTTGGCAACATAGAGTCCAATGCCAAGAACTGAAAGAGCAACAAGAATCATTTTCATCACCTTCCTTGTCTTCTTCATGTTTGCAGCCAAACAACTCACTTTTCCGATTGTTTCATCATCTGTCCACTCACTGTAAGAACTACTACTTGAACTACTTTTACCTTCTGTTTGCTCACTGTTTTTAGGACTATTGGTCTTTGGTTCTTCTTTAGAACAGGTATTAGTACCAGCATTGTCCTGTTTACTAAACTCGTCTCGTAAAGTTGTAGTCTGTCTATTTGCTGCAGGGGTGTTTTCAGCTAATGTAGCTATCAATTTGTTGTCCTTTTTCTCTGATGAAGTTATCATTTTTGGCTGTATAACATGAAGAATTCCGTTTTCTAACTTTGCGCTGATTTTGCTTCTGTCGCAGTTTACTGCAACAGGAAACTCCTTCTGAAATCTCCGCCACTTGTTCGACTTCCCAACTGGCCTTTGTCCACTGATCTTCAGAGTTCCTGTTTTGTTCAGTTCAACCCTCAGCTCTTCCTTCTTGAAACCTGTGGAATTTCAATGTTTAAGGTTAACTAACaaaaacaatgaaatgaatAGTACATGAATACTACAGTTGCACGGCTTTAAAACACGTCACTAGAGtcttaaatgcatgtttttttccttatatattAAACATCTCTTCTGTGTTACGTCGATATGAGATTTTCCTAGGATGTCACATAATACTAATAGAGGGTGTATGTGACACCGATAGAAGGACTGATAGACTTCTAAGATGACAAAACAAGTTATAGTATGTGTCCTCACTTCGTGTCGATATAAACTATGTAATGACTTAAGAGAAAAAGACCTTGAAGAGTAAGGTGAAGAGTGTCCAAATGCTCTTCTTGAACCAATTTTGTTGATGGAACAAAATCTTCATATACTTGAGTTTGTGTTGAATCCATTTTCTATCTCTTTGCTTTATTTTTGCTAAAATGTGTGATATTTGCTTCAAGGCTTTGTTCTTGTTGATGAAAAGGATTTAAGTTtgtagtgtatatatatacactttagAAAAATTCACAAGAGAACTTTCTATGTTTTCTTTCTAGATACATATTCCTTATCTAATTAATGGTTCATTACTTTGTTTATAAACCTCTTCTtgtacaataaaataattaaaaagcaCTTAGAAGACCTAAATAAGAAACCTAAAGTGTAGGACCAAAGTTTGAGCtcaagggtgtgtttggtacgaaaggaaaatatttttcatggaaatgtttctaaaaaaatgaaaaaataagtggtttttatcacttattttttagcgtttgataaataaaaagaaaacagtGTCCAAAGATTATTTAGGTATAATCTAAGAAAACACCACGACAAAGAACACAAAAATACTGTAAGacgaaaaaaaaatactataatcaTGAGTTGGATCCGAAGTGAAGGATGGGAGTCGGGTCTTGGAGTCGGTAGCCGGTTCCGCAAGTCGAGTTGGATTTCGATCGGGTGTCAAATCGAGTCTAGGTCAGGAGTCGTGTCTTGGCCTTGAAAATCGAGACCCGACTCCCGACCCGAGACCTAGGATTAAGGTTCGACTTTGACCTTAGACATGACTACCCATTAGGGACCGAAATCTTGACCCCGACCCAAGATCCTACTCTCGACTCAGAATCTGACTCGAGACTCGAACTTTGAATTTGACCCTGACACCGAGTGTTGAACATGAATTGCGACCTCAATCCAATTTGGGATCCAAATCCTGACCTAAACCTGAGATGCGACCTCAATCTGGGTTAGGGCTGGGATAGGGAGTTGTGTCCCAAGTCGAGGTCGGGTTTCCAATCGGGTTGTGAAGTTAAAAGAGAGTTTTCTagaaagtcattttccttaaatttgaaaaagaaaaagtcaatttgaaaaatagttttcaaaacacttgaatcaatcaaacatgatgatttaaaaaccttttttgaaaatatttttctttcataccGCACACAATCATTTATTTGTCTTACCTTCTTTTTtagtctattttatttttttaaaaaagacttttttttcttttgggcaattcttaaatttcaatattttacttaaCATGTTTAAGATTAAACGATATTTTGGTATATCCTAAGTACTCTTTTGTTTAAGGCCATAAGATTCAACAGTTTCCTTTACTTTTTAAACTTCTTGtcaaaacaaaatccacaaataAATGGAAATGTAGGTAGAGGCATAGGCGCTACGTAGGGGGAAGGGGGTTCATCTGATCCACATTTGACGGAAAATTACATTgcatatacaatataatatatagtagatgtcgaaTTTACTCGACTTCACTTATTTACTCTATCATATTTTTGAATCtccttaatgaaaattttggttCCGCCACAAGGACATCACAATACTAATGCTTTATTCAAATGCTGATTCTTTGTTCAAATAAATTACATTACATTGCATTATCAAACTTTGTAATCACAAATACACAAATAGCTAACTATAATCTCATTCTTTTGCTTTCTTTGGAAACCTCATTACATAGCCACCAATACCAAGAACCACCAATGCAGCCAGAGCTATGTTCATCACTTGCCTTGACACCTTCAACTTTGCAAATATATCACTAGAAGTACGCGTCGTGGTGGCATCATCTTTCATCGATCCGTTTCGTTGAACAACTTGTGTTTGCTCATTGGATTTTGGACTAGTGTTGTTTGGTTTCCCAGCATTGTCTTGTCCACTTGGTTCATCtagttttgttttctttttgtcttgTTTTGGTTCAATATTAGTTGAGGTTGGCAAgtcattttcatatttttgtgatGAAATTATGAGTTTTGGATGCCTAACATAAAGTATTCCATTTACTAGCCTTgcatttattttacttttgtcACAATCTTTTGAAACAGGAATGTCCTTTTGAAAgcttaaaaatttatttactgGCCTTTGTCCATTTATCTTTAGAATTCCTGTTCTTTTGCATAATTGAATCTTCACTTCCTCTTTCTTGAAACCTGTTAGAATTTTCGATGTTCGTTAGGTGTTTTTAAAAGCGAAAGCGTAAAAAAAACGTCAGAAGGTAAAAGCGAAAATTAAGTGTGAACTTTAtcgaagaaaaaatagaaatgtaataattatatatgaatacgGATACAACATAaaagttttgattaattaaaatattattaactttGTGACTTATAACTGATATAACTATTTATATTCAGATTAGATCCATCTGGTGGGGTAATTTATTAAAGTCATGGATGTGACATTTTTAGAACTACAAAACTAATTTTAgatcacttttttaaaatttagtaaatTAAGTTAGTTTGTTAATGAAAAGGgaaaatatattgtatttgttAGATGATgagaatacatatatatatatatgtatatataaaaaacactttttaagaaagtgatatatcatctttaaattgtaaaattgaaagatatatttacccattttttcaaaaataataattaaaaaatagaaattagagacacataaatttcatagcAAGGAGGAGGCAATTATACATGAAAGccaatgaaagaaaaaaaaaagaaatgtaaagaaagaaaatgtaaCCATTTATAAAACTACttctttcaattatatatatatacacacacatacacattgattatgtatctattacatatattttgatcatatcgatatatatatatacatacatacacattgattatgtatctattacatatattttgatcatatcgatatatatatatacatacatacacattgATTATGTATCTACGACGTATATTTTGATCATCTCGATAAATAAATTTGACTGAATTATACGATAactatcttgaaaaaaaataaatgagatgCACCTGGAAGATTAAGGAGAAGGGTATCATAGTCTTTTCCATGAACCAATTCTGATGTTGGCATAAAATCTTCATGTATTCTTGAGTTGCTACAACAACTacaattatctttatttccatTTTCCatgtttgttttcttcttaatttctctttttgcaaattttgtaatatttttttccttctaaataTAGATTTTGTAGGTTATTTTTAGGTTATATATGGACATACTACTTTCTTTGTTTcctttcaaattaaatattccTTACACATAGTTGCATGCCATTCTTTATTTAGAAACCTTTGCCAAGTATTGTTTGCTtctacaagaaaaagaaaaaactaagaagaattcctAAATAGGAAACAAAGTTGGAAAAATTACGCAAAATGGTAAATATTTAGAGTATATTATGTAATATAGCTATagctttgattatttttaatgtggttataattttatgaaattttgctATTTGGTTTTCTAATTATATGAATTCAGTATAATTCGGTTCGGTCCTTGATTGCATAAATTCAGAATCTGTATATGTTTACCCTAATTATTCGTATACGATTTatgaagaattcataataaattaccTTGTTTGCATAATGACAAACGAAATGTACAAACTAagttcttaaaaaaatttctaaatgtaaatacataattttgtatatatttaccctatatatttgtatatttacagACAAAATATACAAACCACAACTCAATTTGTATATACTTGCCATGTTCGTGTCTGAAAGCGAAATATTCAAACGGGCAAGCGAAATATACAAATCACAACCTCCATAGCAAACGAAACTATAACTATAGAGCGCAATTAacaaaactataattatagaGCCTAATATACAAACCACAACCTTCATAGCAAATGAAACTATAACTATAGAGCGCAATTAacaaaactataattatagaGCCTTATGTTCATTATTTATGCAATTCATGAAATCTTCTCCATAAAGTTTGGGGCTCAAGTTTTAGGAATTTCCAATTCGAGGAATTTAATTATAGTttgacacatatatatatatatatatatatgtatgtatatatatatatacacacaacaatagtaataacaataatatatttagaataattttataaaataaaattcaaaaaaaatatatgcagaCTTATCACTATCTCAGACATAGAAATGCTTGTGTAAGAAGATTATATAATGCATCAAAATAGGAATATGCACAAATTATAAGGAGTGTTTTTATGATAGTGACCATTAGTGAATTTCTATATTTCTTGATCCTtctttatgaatttttgaaaagttatgttaataacttttttttttctgcatGGGAACTTTAGTATTATTTGTAGGAATATATTCTAAATTTAGCATGAGAGAGAAGTTGGAATATAATCTTTCATGTGAAGTGCATGTGATCTCCTTTGTACatcattttctatttatttatttatttagttcatAAAGTATATAAATTGATGCTTTAATCatattcattctttaataaaatacaataataaagtGGTTAAAATTAACAAGGGATTGGAGTAGTGGAAAGTGGATGCCTTGGAGAAGTGAATCTagcatttttaattttatgtgttttaaaataatctctaattctttcttttattttttaacaaaaaggcTTCATATGTgctcaataaatatttttggtatatttagtaaatttttcaatataattataagaTTGTgcttaaaagttttttttttttttgagaatttgcTCTAAATACTCTAGATCCATCCTCAAGTCTTAAGATTTTGTGGTCAATTACAAATACAACATATTAGCTATGGATTTAACTGAattaggtatatatatatatatatatattttgatacgAAATGTGTGTGTAAGTAAAGTTTTAATATCAGGATATTATATTGTAAATTTACGGGGAGAGGTGATTAGATAGAGTTGTATATGATGCAACTTCAGATTTGAGATATGATCTTATATATGAGGGTATGAAAGATACATATTGAAATAGAATGTCAGTATGTATATAGTGGAGTatcgtctttttttttttttatggtttatgCTTGTTCATATTCTTCGATGTACTAACCATATTCTTGTAGTCTTTGCTTATGATATGTATTACCTTATGATATTTATTGTGTTTcgattatcatatttttttttaattattattcctTTCTTATTGGCTTTGCATCATTTCCCTTGATAGTtgctattttttcttcattgttttttttCCGTACTTGATTTTGCTGCACTTAAATCTAAtcgaaaataacttttttttctccacaagataataataaaatctacGTACACTTTATTATCTTCAAATTTCtacaattttatgaaatttttcactaaatatattagtgttatatatttcaaatacataaataactttactgattaacataaatttaagtGTGGCGCCTAATAATGGTTCATTACTCAAGTGGGTACTTATAATTAAACTTCCATAAATATActgtaataacaaaatatttaccatttatagcaataatattttttatccacTTGATCAgtattaattcatttataatataagtttaatacatattacaaagaacaatttatttttttacatataatacaagttttgaTGATGTATGATACATTTATCAcccattttaatacatttataatacaatgtgtcaaatttttaccaaacaaacataatatatttcaaaaaataattataattcatatatattgcatacataattcagtTTTAATTCATCTTGCAGACTTAAcataatattgctataaatggtaataaataaaaaa is part of the Solanum lycopersicum chromosome 1, SLM_r2.1 genome and harbors:
- the LOC101249849 gene encoding inactive protein RESTRICTED TEV MOVEMENT 2-like, which produces MENGNKDNCSCCSNSRIHEDFMPTSELVHGKDYDTLLLNLPGFKKEEVKIQLCKRTGILKINGQRPVNKFLSFQKDIPVSKDCDKSKINARLVNGILYVRHPKLIISSQKYENDLPTSTNIEPKQDKKKTKLDEPSGQDNAGKPNNTSPKSNEQTQVVQRNGSMKDDATTTRTSSDIFAKLKVSRQVMNIALAALVVLGIGGYVMRFPKKAKE
- the LOC101250148 gene encoding uncharacterized protein, encoding MDSTQTQVYEDFVPSTKLVQEEHLDTLHLTLQGFKKEELRVELNKTGTLKISGQRPVGKSNKWRRFQKEFPVAVNCDRSKISAKLENGILHVIQPKMITSSEKKDNKLIATLAENTPAANRQTTTLRDEFSKQDNAGTNTCSKEEPKTNSPKNSEQTEGKSSSSSSSYSEWTDDETIGKVSCLAANMKKTRKVMKMILVALSVLGIGLYVANVMNSANGVEE
- the LOC101250437 gene encoding inactive protein RESTRICTED TEV MOVEMENT 2-like: MNSKGATPTQVYEDFVPSSKKVHEENFDTIHINLHGFKKEQLKVVLTSTGTLKISGQRPIGPTKWQRFLNEFPVAENCDRSKISAKFENGILHVKQPKLIPKVEKEKELSATLAENTPAAKRQKTTLRDEFGKQDNADVDTPAKEEPKETSPKTSEQTEEKKLPSHDSSSSSSSHSSESDSESTDDDTDDEASENVSCLVANLKKPSKVIQMTLVSLLVLGISLYIANERSH